One stretch of Natranaerovirga pectinivora DNA includes these proteins:
- a CDS encoding rhomboid family intramembrane serine protease has product MKLLNKLERKFGKYAIHNLMFYIVILNIIGFILIYLDPRNIVKLYLIPEMFFAGEYWRVFTFLMIPPTDSIIFFAFVLYFYYLIGNTLESNWGTFKFNAYYFIGVLGTITAALVFKYPMTTVYLNLSLFLAFAKLFPDFTINLYFILPIKIKYLAWIQWGFFIYTLIMGNNIERIAITVALVNYFLFFGKEYFSKQKAYSRKQSFQKKAQPSKHTIHKCTTCGKTEKDDPNLEFRYCSKCNGHYEYCSEHLFSHNHKN; this is encoded by the coding sequence ATGAAATTATTAAATAAATTAGAGAGAAAATTTGGTAAGTATGCAATACATAACTTAATGTTCTATATTGTTATACTGAATATAATAGGGTTTATTCTTATTTACCTTGATCCAAGAAATATTGTAAAATTATATTTAATACCAGAGATGTTTTTTGCAGGGGAATATTGGAGAGTTTTTACTTTTCTAATGATTCCGCCAACAGATAGCATTATTTTCTTTGCATTTGTATTGTATTTTTACTACCTAATAGGTAATACTTTAGAGTCCAATTGGGGTACCTTTAAATTTAATGCTTATTATTTTATTGGCGTATTAGGAACAATTACTGCAGCTTTAGTATTTAAGTATCCAATGACGACGGTATATTTGAATTTATCTTTATTTCTTGCATTTGCAAAACTTTTTCCAGACTTTACAATTAACCTGTATTTTATTTTACCAATTAAGATAAAATATTTAGCTTGGATTCAATGGGGATTTTTCATATATACACTGATAATGGGTAATAATATAGAGAGAATAGCTATTACAGTAGCTTTAGTAAATTATTTTCTCTTCTTTGGTAAAGAATACTTTAGCAAGCAAAAAGCTTATTCTAGAAAACAAAGTTTTCAAAAGAAAGCTCAACCAAGTAAACACACAATTCATAAATGTACAACTTGTGGAAAAACGGAAAAGGATGACCCTAATTTAGAATTTAGATACTGTTCTAAATGCAATGGTCATTATGAATATTGTTCTGAACATTTATTTTCGCACAATCATAAAAACTGA
- a CDS encoding mechanosensitive ion channel family protein, producing the protein MLEIIRGWLETTRIKGNYQTLLSYLIATIAIFFIAYIVDLICRKIVLKIIHKMVIKTANKWDEIIYDKKVFHRLSHIPALIVIHIFSSLLDEYQYILQKVSTALIIILSLRAILRLLDAVVQIYNSFEFSKDRPIKGIIGVVKIFFYSLAGILLFGNFTTEANLLAMLSALGGMTAIFILIFSDTILGLVASIQLTASESLKIGDWIEMPSQNANGEVIDISLNKIKVQNWDRTISNIPAQTFLKEAFINWEGMTKSGGRRIMRSIFIDTTTIKILDEDLIKRLEKIEYIKGYLEKKNREVQEYNKVNNISCESIVNGRKLTNIGTFRAYIKEYLKKHPKISQNFILMVRQLAPTDKGLPLEIFAFTNDTAWENYEEIQSDIFDHLLAVVAEFDLGIFQTPSGRDLKKLVNENNEALK; encoded by the coding sequence ATGCTAGAGATCATACGGGGATGGTTAGAAACCACTAGGATAAAAGGAAACTATCAAACACTACTAAGTTATTTAATTGCAACAATTGCAATATTTTTTATTGCTTATATTGTTGATTTGATTTGTAGAAAAATTGTATTAAAAATAATACATAAGATGGTTATCAAAACAGCTAATAAATGGGATGAAATTATTTATGATAAAAAAGTATTTCATAGATTATCCCATATTCCAGCTCTTATAGTTATTCATATTTTTTCAAGTTTATTAGATGAATATCAGTATATCTTGCAAAAAGTATCTACTGCTTTAATAATAATTTTATCATTAAGGGCTATTTTACGATTGCTAGACGCAGTTGTTCAAATATACAATTCATTTGAATTCTCAAAAGATAGACCTATTAAGGGAATCATAGGTGTTGTAAAAATCTTTTTTTATAGTTTAGCAGGTATTTTGTTGTTTGGTAATTTTACTACAGAAGCAAATCTTCTTGCAATGCTTAGTGCATTAGGGGGGATGACTGCTATATTTATATTGATCTTTAGCGATACCATATTGGGATTGGTTGCTAGTATTCAATTAACGGCAAGTGAATCTTTAAAAATTGGTGATTGGATTGAAATGCCAAGTCAAAATGCAAATGGAGAAGTAATTGACATTAGTCTAAATAAAATTAAAGTTCAAAATTGGGATAGAACAATTTCTAATATACCTGCTCAAACTTTTTTAAAGGAGGCCTTTATAAATTGGGAAGGAATGACAAAATCAGGTGGCAGAAGGATTATGAGATCAATTTTTATTGATACAACGACAATAAAGATTCTTGATGAAGATTTAATAAAAAGATTAGAAAAGATAGAGTATATTAAGGGATATTTAGAGAAGAAAAATAGAGAGGTACAAGAATACAATAAAGTAAATAATATTTCTTGTGAAAGTATTGTTAATGGAAGAAAATTAACAAATATAGGTACTTTTAGAGCCTATATAAAAGAGTATTTAAAAAAGCATCCCAAAATTAGTCAAAATTTCATATTGATGGTTAGGCAACTGGCACCAACAGATAAAGGATTGCCCCTAGAAATATTTGCTTTTACAAATGATACTGCTTGGGAGAATTATGAAGAAATTCAATCGGATATATTTGATCATCTGTTGGCAGTAGTGGCTGAATTTGACT
- a CDS encoding DUF2642 domain-containing protein gives MKEYFIEQLSTLLEQTITIHTINNQKSISGVLINIQKDYITLVIKPGEIKQTNLQRSPYINFRKAINVPSTKTIVPGIIAEIPISSITSVYRYAI, from the coding sequence ATGAAAGAATATTTCATTGAACAATTAAGCACCTTATTAGAGCAAACTATTACCATTCATACCATAAACAACCAAAAAAGCATTTCTGGTGTATTAATTAATATCCAAAAAGATTATATCACTTTGGTCATTAAACCAGGTGAGATAAAACAAACTAATCTTCAAAGAAGCCCCTATATAAACTTTAGAAAGGCAATTAATGTTCCTTCAACGAAAACCATAGTACCTGGAATCATTGCTGAGATTCCAATAAGTTCAATAACTTCAGTATATCGTTATGCCATCTAA
- a CDS encoding anti-sigma factor domain-containing protein, which produces MKGIIMEISNNKAILLTEEGKFLKIRGKINNNYKIGNEVDTNCLKTNTGTKMVIRYSAVTLCLIFISLFIIRFLETPYGYINVEINPSIEVTYNYFGKIIEVKSLNEDGNRILENINHLKGEKVEKGISTIIIEAKNTGYIREENSNQIILTVIDKKNRINEERIIENTRQDTWEIKEIDIELLKGTMEDYNRAQKEGKSTSYIIMNDLSEEMNGKSIDDKSSVDVKQDIIKEKIEKNTREVNKKEVESRNQVNEDNNSNASQNGRLNSNTNGNANAKKVESENNMRYEEEEKIIGPHRAEEAIINRQVEDNKSIGNAKAKEALINNQKIGQEKSQGNNRANEAIQNNNKNRNKN; this is translated from the coding sequence ATGAAAGGCATTATAATGGAAATAAGCAACAATAAAGCAATTCTATTAACAGAAGAAGGTAAATTCTTAAAAATAAGAGGGAAAATAAATAATAATTATAAGATCGGTAATGAAGTTGACACGAATTGTTTGAAAACAAATACTGGTACAAAGATGGTAATTCGGTACAGTGCAGTAACCCTTTGCTTAATATTTATATCATTATTTATCATAAGATTTTTGGAGACGCCCTATGGGTATATAAATGTTGAAATCAATCCAAGTATAGAAGTTACATATAACTACTTTGGAAAAATTATAGAGGTAAAGTCTTTAAATGAAGATGGCAATAGAATCTTAGAGAATATAAATCACTTAAAAGGAGAAAAGGTAGAAAAAGGCATTAGTACAATTATTATAGAGGCAAAAAATACAGGATATATCAGAGAAGAAAACTCAAATCAGATTATCTTAACAGTAATTGATAAGAAAAACCGAATAAATGAAGAACGTATTATTGAAAATACGAGACAAGATACTTGGGAGATAAAAGAAATTGATATAGAGTTACTTAAAGGAACAATGGAGGATTACAACAGAGCTCAAAAAGAAGGTAAGTCTACTTCGTATATAATTATGAATGATTTAAGTGAAGAAATGAATGGCAAATCTATAGATGATAAATCCAGTGTAGATGTAAAACAAGATATCATTAAGGAAAAAATAGAAAAAAATACACGAGAAGTAAATAAAAAAGAAGTGGAATCAAGGAATCAAGTTAATGAAGATAATAATTCAAATGCAAGCCAAAATGGAAGATTAAATTCAAATACAAACGGAAATGCAAATGCAAAAAAAGTAGAATCCGAAAATAATATGAGGTACGAAGAGGAAGAAAAAATAATAGGGCCTCATAGAGCAGAAGAGGCTATTATTAATAGGCAGGTGGAGGATAATAAATCAATAGGTAATGCAAAAGCAAAAGAAGCATTGATAAACAATCAAAAAATAGGACAAGAAAAATCCCAAGGGAATAATAGGGCCAATGAGGCAATACAAAATAACAACAAAAACAGGAACAAAAATTAG
- a CDS encoding methyl-accepting chemotaxis protein: protein MKSIRGRMILAYSLLIIFSIGALSSIVIFTTRELLIKNELNALEIFTRQTSNLINEKINNDLTTLNTIAKELNITDRLEAKLKSFENAVNLDNYLRIGYIGRDHYGKYNNSDDRISFIGELFYQNALFEGVVISEPFIDTLTGETVITYIVPIERRNNIMGYLVVFNTLSKYYDMMTFDTSDSSSLPFIITPNSIITEGNTILDQSFYNELLSISSTEPIVKNNDNNSYYINFNPLNYNNWYFGMIFDSKDVLYSLKHLIFLLVIVSTLVLIISIVFTLIISNYLTRPIRLIATKVAPVSKGNINLTLDSHLTNRRDELGLLSNIFNEITKNISLIIGKVKETTQEVSDDTHQLKSSTENYITALTDINHSINQISHSSIEQAELIILGKDKTNLLGNNIDSQHDYLDELNDSFTSINSEIQDGLSTMSLLYKNTESTNALFDKISKLVYATDKSANRINEASILINNISEETNLLALNAAIEAARAGEHGKGFAVVADEIRKLAEQSSKSANDINKVITELQLNSKEVVKSIQASTKVIQHQIDSVSESEKKYQHIASVIKEAESIVKTINSIGMEMDSMKNEISCIMTNLSSIAEENASCAQEVAATTEDQTCIIDSMIKANQNLVNLTMYLKTLTDQFNLDAETTKDICFLSYN from the coding sequence ATGAAAAGCATACGTGGCAGAATGATATTAGCATATTCATTATTAATAATTTTTTCTATTGGCGCTTTAAGCAGTATCGTAATTTTTACAACAAGAGAATTGTTAATAAAAAATGAACTTAACGCTTTAGAAATTTTTACAAGACAAACATCTAATTTAATAAATGAAAAAATCAATAATGACTTAACAACACTTAACACCATTGCAAAAGAATTAAACATAACTGACAGGCTAGAAGCCAAGCTAAAAAGTTTTGAAAATGCAGTTAATCTAGATAATTATTTAAGAATTGGTTATATAGGCAGAGACCATTATGGAAAATACAACAATAGTGACGATAGAATTAGTTTTATAGGTGAGTTGTTTTACCAAAATGCTCTTTTTGAAGGGGTTGTTATTTCTGAACCATTTATTGATACCCTTACAGGTGAAACAGTTATTACTTACATTGTTCCTATCGAAAGACGGAATAATATTATGGGTTATCTTGTAGTTTTTAATACATTATCAAAATATTATGATATGATGACATTTGATACCTCAGACAGTTCTTCTCTGCCTTTTATTATAACCCCTAATTCTATTATAACTGAAGGAAATACTATTTTAGACCAAAGTTTTTATAATGAACTGTTATCTATAAGTAGCACTGAGCCAATAGTAAAAAACAATGACAATAATTCATATTATATAAATTTTAATCCATTAAATTATAATAACTGGTACTTTGGTATGATATTTGATTCCAAGGATGTTTTATATTCTTTAAAACATTTAATATTTCTACTTGTTATTGTTTCAACTCTTGTTCTAATAATATCCATTGTTTTTACACTCATCATAAGCAATTACTTAACTCGCCCCATTAGATTAATTGCTACTAAGGTAGCGCCTGTATCAAAAGGTAATATTAATTTAACTCTAGATTCACATTTAACAAACAGAAGAGATGAACTAGGCTTATTAAGCAATATATTTAATGAAATTACGAAAAATATCTCTTTAATTATTGGTAAAGTTAAGGAAACGACTCAAGAAGTTTCTGATGATACGCATCAATTGAAATCTTCCACTGAAAACTATATAACTGCCTTAACTGATATTAATCATTCTATTAATCAAATTTCTCATAGCTCTATAGAACAAGCTGAGTTAATTATTTTAGGAAAAGACAAAACCAACCTACTAGGCAATAATATTGATTCTCAGCATGATTATTTAGATGAATTAAATGACTCTTTTACTTCTATTAATTCTGAGATACAAGATGGTTTAAGTACCATGTCCTTATTATACAAAAACACTGAATCAACAAATGCATTATTTGATAAAATATCCAAACTCGTGTATGCAACTGATAAAAGTGCAAATAGAATTAATGAGGCCAGTATATTAATTAACAATATATCTGAAGAGACCAACTTATTAGCTCTAAATGCAGCTATTGAAGCAGCTAGGGCTGGGGAGCATGGCAAAGGCTTTGCTGTTGTAGCTGATGAGATAAGAAAGTTAGCAGAACAATCTTCAAAATCAGCAAATGATATAAATAAGGTTATTACCGAATTACAATTAAATTCAAAAGAAGTCGTTAAATCAATACAAGCATCTACTAAAGTCATTCAGCATCAAATAGACTCTGTCTCTGAATCTGAAAAAAAGTACCAACATATAGCTAGTGTAATAAAAGAAGCTGAATCAATTGTAAAAACAATTAACTCTATAGGTATGGAAATGGATAGTATGAAAAATGAAATTTCTTGTATAATGACAAACTTATCTAGCATTGCAGAAGAAAATGCATCATGTGCTCAAGAAGTTGCAGCAACTACTGAAGATCAAACCTGTATCATTGATAGTATGATTAAAGCCAATCAAAATTTAGTGAATCTAACAATGTATCTTAAGACCTTAACAGACCAGTTTAACCTTGATGCAGAAACGACCAAAGACATATGTTTCTTAAGTTATAACTAA
- a CDS encoding Crp/Fnr family transcriptional regulator, with the protein MQELITNLKNFILFEDLDATILVDALKISKYEVKHYSAEEIIAFESTPCTQLGLIIKGSISISKIYPSGRTVSVTTLEEGDIFGEVILFSNHSIYPSTVIAASDCTVLLFEKNKFIAMCDYYPKIYKNLLQAFSDRILLLNQKITNLSFKSIRQKIIHFLFNTYKNQKNIYLNIKITRSEWAELLGIPRPSLSRELVKMKDDGLIDFDKSTIRLMNLDALEDELFK; encoded by the coding sequence ATGCAAGAACTTATTACTAATTTAAAAAACTTTATTCTATTCGAAGACTTAGATGCTACGATTTTGGTTGATGCTTTAAAAATTTCAAAATATGAAGTAAAACACTATTCAGCTGAAGAAATCATTGCTTTTGAATCTACACCTTGCACTCAACTAGGTTTAATTATAAAAGGATCCATAAGCATAAGTAAAATTTACCCCAGTGGGCGTACAGTTTCTGTTACAACATTAGAAGAAGGCGATATTTTTGGTGAAGTTATCCTTTTTTCAAATCATAGCATATACCCGTCCACTGTAATAGCAGCATCTGATTGCACCGTCTTACTATTTGAGAAAAACAAATTTATTGCTATGTGTGATTACTACCCGAAAATTTATAAAAATTTACTTCAAGCCTTCTCAGATAGAATTTTATTGCTAAACCAAAAAATTACAAATTTATCCTTTAAGTCTATACGCCAAAAAATTATTCATTTTTTGTTTAACACTTACAAAAATCAGAAAAATATTTATCTAAATATAAAAATAACACGAAGCGAATGGGCGGAACTTTTAGGTATTCCACGACCTTCTTTATCAAGAGAACTTGTAAAAATGAAAGATGATGGTTTAATAGATTTTGATAAATCTACCATACGTCTTATGAATTTAGATGCATTAGAAGATGAATTATTTAAATAA
- the pyk gene encoding pyruvate kinase — MKKTKIICTIGPASEKEEVLVKLMENGMDIARLNFSHGDYEEHLNRINIIKKLRKETGIPTAILLDTKGPEIRTGEFEGGEAVLKAGEEFVITTKEVVGNDKLAYVTYENITKDVKPGNTILIDDGIIVLTVKEVKETEVICVIKSGGEVANRRGVNIPNVNISLPPITEKDKNDIIFGIKNDIDFIAASFVRTAGAVREIKQILKDHNAEHIQIIAKIENQEGLDNLDAIIEEADAIMVARGDLGVEIPTEQIPRVQKMMIEKCNEACKPVITATHMLDSMIRNSIPTRAEVTDVANAIYDGTDAIMLSGETAKGNYPLETLQTMVRIAEATEETLDYSLMLKIRKMARTENIANAVSFSSCATALNLDAKAIVSATFSGFTARMVSKFRPKAPIIGVSPLETVQRKMQLYWGVVPVVVNEVDSIDKIIDLAVEEIKVRKYVNQDDLVVITAGVPAATPGVTNMMRVEKVK, encoded by the coding sequence ATGAAAAAGACTAAAATAATATGTACGATTGGACCTGCTAGTGAAAAAGAAGAGGTTCTAGTTAAATTAATGGAAAACGGAATGGATATTGCTAGGTTGAATTTTTCTCATGGTGATTATGAAGAGCATTTAAACCGTATCAATATTATTAAAAAATTAAGAAAAGAGACTGGAATTCCAACAGCTATTCTTTTAGATACAAAAGGACCAGAAATTCGTACTGGTGAATTTGAAGGTGGAGAAGCTGTTTTAAAAGCAGGTGAAGAATTTGTTATCACAACAAAAGAAGTTGTAGGAAATGACAAATTAGCTTATGTAACTTATGAAAACATCACTAAGGATGTAAAACCAGGAAATACAATCTTAATTGATGATGGTATTATTGTACTTACTGTTAAAGAAGTAAAAGAAACAGAAGTAATTTGTGTTATTAAAAGCGGTGGAGAAGTAGCTAACAGAAGAGGGGTTAATATACCTAATGTAAATATTAGTTTGCCTCCAATCACTGAAAAAGATAAAAACGATATTATCTTTGGTATTAAAAATGATATTGATTTTATTGCAGCATCATTTGTAAGAACAGCAGGAGCGGTAAGAGAAATTAAACAAATATTAAAAGATCACAATGCAGAGCATATTCAAATAATCGCTAAAATTGAAAACCAAGAAGGGTTAGATAATTTAGATGCTATTATAGAAGAAGCTGATGCTATAATGGTTGCTAGAGGAGATTTAGGTGTTGAAATTCCAACAGAACAAATCCCTAGAGTACAAAAAATGATGATTGAAAAATGTAATGAAGCGTGTAAACCAGTAATTACAGCAACACATATGCTTGATTCTATGATTAGAAATTCAATTCCTACAAGAGCAGAGGTTACTGATGTTGCTAATGCTATTTATGATGGAACAGATGCAATTATGTTATCAGGAGAAACAGCTAAAGGTAACTATCCATTAGAAACTTTACAAACTATGGTTAGAATTGCTGAAGCTACAGAAGAAACTTTAGATTATTCTTTAATGTTAAAAATTAGAAAAATGGCAAGAACTGAAAATATTGCTAATGCAGTGAGTTTTTCATCTTGTGCAACAGCTTTAAATCTTGATGCAAAAGCTATTGTAAGTGCTACTTTCTCTGGATTTACTGCAAGAATGGTATCAAAATTTAGACCAAAAGCACCAATTATTGGTGTATCACCATTGGAAACAGTTCAAAGAAAAATGCAATTATACTGGGGTGTAGTGCCAGTTGTTGTAAATGAAGTAGATTCAATTGATAAAATAATTGATTTAGCTGTAGAAGAAATAAAAGTACGTAAATATGTAAACCAAGATGATCTAGTTGTTATAACGGCAGGTGTTCCAGCAGCAACGCCTGGAGTAACAAATATGATGAGAGTAGAAAAAGTTAAATAA
- a CDS encoding ATP-binding protein, whose protein sequence is MFAKVIQIDEDKCIGCGLCANACHQSAIQVIDGKAKLVNESHCDGLGMCLPQCPTDALQLVDREIEEKEPKKMKKEMGHGGGCPGTRSSVINREKAVEIKEDKVEEVKELVSQLNQWPVQIHLISPNAPYLEDADLLIAADCTAYAYANIHNEFIKGRITLIGCPKLDDNDAYKEKFKNILKSNNIRSITVLRMEVPCCGGIVSSVKGAMLESETIVQYNEVIIGVDGSKR, encoded by the coding sequence ATGTTTGCAAAAGTGATTCAAATAGATGAAGACAAATGTATCGGATGTGGATTATGTGCAAATGCATGTCATCAAAGTGCCATACAGGTAATTGATGGTAAAGCAAAATTAGTTAATGAATCTCATTGTGATGGGTTAGGGATGTGCTTACCACAATGTCCTACAGATGCTTTGCAATTGGTTGATAGAGAAATTGAAGAAAAGGAGCCTAAAAAAATGAAAAAAGAAATGGGTCACGGAGGGGGATGTCCAGGGACAAGATCCTCTGTAATAAATAGAGAAAAAGCAGTAGAAATAAAAGAAGATAAAGTGGAGGAAGTTAAAGAATTGGTTTCCCAATTAAATCAATGGCCAGTTCAAATTCATTTAATAAGTCCAAATGCACCTTACCTTGAAGATGCTGATTTATTGATAGCTGCTGATTGTACCGCTTATGCCTATGCAAATATACACAATGAATTTATAAAAGGTAGAATAACTCTTATAGGTTGTCCGAAATTAGATGACAATGATGCTTATAAAGAAAAGTTTAAAAACATCTTAAAATCAAACAATATTAGAAGTATTACTGTTTTAAGAATGGAAGTACCTTGTTGTGGCGGTATCGTCTCCTCCGTAAAAGGTGCTATGTTAGAAAGCGAAACAATTGTTCAATACAATGAAGTTATAATAGGTGTTGATGGTAGTAAAAGATAA
- the sigI gene encoding RNA polymerase sigma-I factor has product MYNQEFLERIEESKKNELELNKLLMEYKPFIKKVLSKVVGRYIDESDDLFSVGLLAFKDAVMDYKHDKGKFIHYAQLVVKSRSIDYLRKENRVYDKEVYDLEESDKEKIHSDNAIKRFNSDQTNELRKLEILEFTNELIAFGIEFNDLVKASPKQRKTRDVYYLMAEFIAQDIDLLDEVKRNKRIPIKELEDNFKINRKKIERGRKYIIALVIILIGEFNLIREYIK; this is encoded by the coding sequence TTGTATAACCAAGAGTTTCTGGAAAGAATTGAAGAATCTAAAAAAAATGAATTAGAATTAAATAAATTATTAATGGAGTATAAGCCTTTTATTAAAAAAGTCTTGTCAAAAGTGGTTGGAAGATATATTGATGAAAGTGATGATTTATTTTCTGTAGGATTACTTGCATTTAAAGATGCGGTTATGGACTATAAACATGATAAAGGAAAGTTTATTCATTACGCCCAATTGGTAGTTAAGTCTAGAAGTATAGATTATTTACGAAAAGAAAATAGGGTATATGACAAAGAGGTCTATGATCTAGAAGAATCAGACAAAGAAAAAATTCATTCAGATAATGCAATAAAAAGGTTCAATAGTGATCAAACAAATGAATTAAGAAAATTAGAAATACTTGAGTTTACCAATGAACTGATAGCATTTGGTATAGAATTTAATGATTTGGTAAAAGCATCACCCAAACAAAGAAAAACAAGAGATGTTTATTATTTAATGGCAGAATTTATTGCCCAAGATATAGATTTATTAGATGAAGTAAAAAGGAATAAAAGAATTCCAATAAAAGAATTAGAAGATAACTTTAAGATAAATAGAAAAAAAATAGAACGTGGTAGAAAATATATTATAGCATTAGTCATTATTTTAATAGGTGAATTTAATTTAATTAGAGAGTATATAAAGTGA